The segment CGTAAAATAACTTCAAAATGTAAACATAAAGCAGTTGTTTGTGTAGAATgtgtaaataaatgtattgaaAAAATGTGTATTGAAAAACATACGGTTCAAATTACTTGTCCTACAATAGGATGTGGTAAATCAATGGAAAGAGATGATGTCAAGAATATTGcaacaaaagaaatttttaaaaggttTAACTAATAACCTtctttttatatcaaaaaaattggtgTTTTATTAAcgaataactttttttttttagatatgatTATCTTTCTTTCAAACTTGCGATTCAAAAGATTCCAGAATTTAGATGGTGTCAAGCTTCTTGTGGAAGTGGACAAGTCCATAAAGGAGATGGTATATTAAATTGAGaaagtttttgttttttatttcgaagtatatatacatttaattcatttacttcttttatttagatccaatttttatttgtgaagCTTGTGACGCGATATCATGCTATAATTGTAAAGTTATCTGGCACGAAAATCTAACTTGCGAAAAATATGaagagaagaaaaataatcaaGACTTTGCTACCGAAGCTTATCTTTCAGCGACAAAGAAATGCCCTGGTTGTGGTATGtacattgaaaaaattgacaaATGCGATCATATGACTTGTATATGTTCATATCAATTTTGTATTATGTGagtatttatcattatattttttcaaaaaaaaaaatacaatcaaaatgcaattattttttaattaatttttctttattagatGTTTACACCGACACCCGAACCATAAGCTTACTtgtattcattattaaattaaatacagTATTTATGTACGAGTAAATCACGTGTAAGTCACGGTTATCAATTATATTGTCTACTTGAATATTCTCTATTTATTGAAGtacttaaaaagaaaaaaaaaaaataatatgagaATTATTGTTTCGATCCGTATCTGAATTTAACCGATTATAACCGgatgattttttatagatatccGGATAATCTCAGATTTTAACGCCACTAATTAAGCAagcttgtttatttttatattgataaagtgaaatttaaaatataaaaaatgaaaaaaattttttctcgttacattttcttttactttattatgtatattaGTGCTGAAACATAacttattgattttttaaatcattttttctttttttttattctttcaattacataataggaaatataatactttatttggGAGTTATTTCCGAATATTTTCTCCAAGTCAAGTTCgttgaaaaaagttttttttttttaggttcataAAATGTGTATctagaattattaatattgcgTCACGAATTGATGGACCCCATGTAATCGTACGATCAAATCATTTCTAATTTCGCTATTCTGATGGATATATTTGGTTTCATTGAAAACATGACGCAGTCACACATCATCTGTTATCATTGTCGTCGAATaatttctattgttttttttgttttttttaatgaataagaTTTTGCAGtcctattattaataaacctGATATTAAATATCACATATACGGACGGATATACCGATGTTACAGATGTTTACGACTTGTTCATCAgtatatcgaatatcggtatatcaaagTTCAAGCTAATATATTACAGTAAACAAAAGTGTTGAATAAAAAATCcgataaagaataaataaaacgaATTGTGTTACTTTTTGAATTCGATAAAGAATAAATTGATTATGTTACTTCTTTAAagaatgaataatattaaattgattattcatttttaaaaattttataaataaaatcaattttttttttttaatagccTTATCAGTTATTATAAACACGTTTATTAATATACCGTAATTCCGACAATTCCGCCAAGTGTTACCTTAAAATGTATTATCCGTTATCTatgtgtttattttgttataatattaacggaaatttgaaaattttccattcatgtattataaatcatttattttattaaaaatttattatataacattatatttttttcttaataaaaaaaaaaaattttttttattattaaatataaatatttatatatataatatatatatatatagatataataaaaataactaattggAAGAAAAGAATGTATAGTATAACTGGAAATCATATCATCGATATATTTGTTGCacgaaattattaattatgtatgAACCAAAAACATTTCTAATTTCGCCATTGTAATGTATAACACACAAATTTTTGTGTTACCAACGTTTTATCTCGCTAGTGTCcgatatattttgatatattttgcaaatattttattacaccTCATTGAAGTACTACTATATAATCggatcatttatttatttcaatattgatCGGTcaatattgttaaatttttattatactttgaatgaaaaaaatttcaatttttttaaaaaaatttaacttcgaataatttttcttaataagcATATGtaatatgaatttaaagaataatctttttttttatcatataataaagtatattttaaatttttcttgatattagCATTCCcttgatatatattttcttgaaACCTCTCAacttttttcttcaaaaaatataaaagaaatcaaagaaaatgtaaaaaataaaaatattattattattactcgACAAACTTTAATGgcgataataatttttcattttagatAATAACCAATCCAGCAAGAAAAATCTCGTGAATTAGTTAAACAAAATTGGTAGAGCATTTAAAGATTGTAATTGGTATAGCATTTAAAGATTGTAATTTGTATAGcatttaaagattataattagCATTTAAAGATTGTAATTTGTAAAGTACTGTAATGGACATACCCAAAGCAGGAAATTCAATTACTATcatttactatatttagttctgatattaaaaaaggaaaaaaaaaagtgttatgTATCATATATAGGTAAATGGAAACTTGAACTTAGTCgcttaataacaataaattttaaaaaaaattcttgtgtAAATGGTCATCATTGTGTAGTGCCTTGTTTTTAAAGTGttacgaaaaataaataaaacaaaagatGTAAAAGGAAATAACCAGGCGgtataattcaaaaaaggaatttatatTAGTGACGTAGCTAGAAGAAAATACATGGGATATCCCAGTTTATATGTATCTAGTTCCGTCGATGATAagatattttatcatttacttatttactttcaattaaatgaaaatctGTATTTCATAGTAACTAACATacgtttcaattaaaatttaaaattatagaaatattgagaaaatttttattatttttgagacaaattttacaatttattactaaacttagtatctaaaataaaactaaattaaaatttgtgcAGAATTATTCTACCTATTCATTTAACATAAAgtgaacaaaaaatatataataaaactactaaaaattgaaattatatttttaatttttaatataattatttagttaatcCAGCATAACTGGCCCCTTCACCATTTATAGTTAATTCTCCACCATTAGGAAGACGTTTCCTAAGTTTGTTGTTATGACAATTACTATCATTATTACGTTTACTACTGTGAACTTTTTTGGTGAGGATACCATTGCTAGTACAGTCAACATCAAATTCTGTAAATTTATGTCTAAAAGATTTGCTACCATCACCATCACTATCTGGTTGTATATTCAATCCGTCCGTGAGATCGAAGAGTACATTCCTGCACTCATCAACAATTCTAAATCCGTATGATGCGCTATCATCACTGAGACCTTTGCTAAAGATCCCTGCGACCTCGGTGTGACCAGACTCGTCTTGCGAAAAGGTTACGATACCTCTTGCTGAACCAGATTTGAAATCCGCAATGGCGAAAGAACAACTACAATCATTTCGTTTTTTAAGCTTAGTTAATGATCCATTACCATTTGGAAGAGCGGATGAAATATTAATGAGagataaaagaataaagatgcttaaaattgtaaagtaattcatttttaaatttagtttttttttttaaaaaaaaaataaagggaaaaaattaatgataaatattataaatattatttgtttcgTTAAAATTAACCGAATGTTTAGTTCGATGTGGAATGAAGGAAGGGTGGAAAATTAAccctttttatattattttcacaagaaagaaatttatattaatcgaatagtaattaattgtttctttttattttgatctAAAAATACGtgaaaaatcttaaaaatatgCATGAATAGGTTACTATTACATTGCATATGTGTTTCTAGGttacaattttcattaaagtttctttttatcGGATTGTATGGAccgtaaaattttaacaattttgtcTTTTGTAATAAGAtagatttattagtaaaaatctatatataaattttacgcTAAATCAAATTAGTCAAACAGCCCAAACaatcatctaaaaaaaaaaaaagaaattgaatttaatattaggATTTACATCGGAATTGTACCTCCTGGTGGCATATCTTGATctcttattataaaaatttatattatgcgGATCAAGAGTGGATCAAGTCAGTCCCGTCGCACAGGACAAGAACAATATATTTGCTTCTAATATCAGGGGGTATTGCCAAAAGAATCATTGATGAATGTGATGAATATGCTGTGTTCACAATACAATGAAGAAAttagaaatgatttttattcatataaattaatttacatgaaaaataaacaataatggAAATAAACATCATCGTAtgatatacaaaaatttttttttttatgcatatattttataaaatatatttagtatatattaaaaaagtcaTTAATGAAAATCTCAGAGACGGAATAACTTcggaggaaaaaaaaaggaggtttttttttaaaaatctaaagGAAGTTAGAacccattttattttttttatttttaaggaaaaaaaaaatggaatgaataaaattattttattgttgtaACCGAAATGGTTATGGTCGATCACAATAAAAAACGATTTTAtctaaaatgtttttatatgAACAACcacttttgttattttaattaataatattaacttgTATATGGTAACACAATCAATTTCATTGATTCTTTGTCGGGATTTGCGAGATTTTTGAGCCGtgaatttaaacatttttatccGTTAAGTTAGATAATACAGTTACAGTACGTGCGATACACCAGAAtacaaatagattttaaaaaattttaaaaatatcgtTAAATCGTACTACATCAAATAAAATCTCATCAATACCTCCATTTTCGTTATCATTAcataactaataatataagAATGCATAAAAAACAtcgaaaaatcttttttacaATGTACAATAGTAATTATGTTTACAATGATACCAAAAACATTAAACTGAATAGCCAAATTAGAAATGATCATGATCGTgcatgataattaaaatacaatatgcTGTTATACCTAGTACATCAATAAGGTTCGATAGATTCCATAATAGAATAAACTTCGCCAAACATATGAAAGAAACAATCAAAAAAGGTTTCACAAAGCCGCATTTTTTGGGTCATTCAGTTCCTTATTAGTCATTATGGAGGtaaagtgaaaaaataaacaattaagtTTAAtgatgttatttatttattatattatattttattaaaaagtttgaatgaatgataaaattaagaaaacgattgaaaaatctaaaaaaagttaattaaaattcttcaCAAAAAAATTCGGAGTCtggattgaaaaaaaaaaacaaccccagtaatattaactaaaataatgatattactacgactaactttttttttatttttttgtaacatagatctaaaaaagttttgttCAATAAGTTCAATGAATTTGGTGatatacacaaaaaaattccagtgataatccttttttttttaaagattaagttttttcttttcttttcctttaatttttttttaaaaaaaaattcatttctaaaaaattaatttcaactttttcaaGATGAagttactttttatttttcttttatcaattattttattgttgatATTACCAGTAAAATCATCTATTTCATTTCAAGAACCACAACCTGCAATTCCTTCAACTCCTCGCGTGTTAGGTACAGATTGTTTTGATGATGGCACGATAGTCCTTCGAACAGTTCGTTTAAACTATACAGCTCCTCCCAAACTTTGTGTGGAAGAAAACTTAACAATCCGTACAATTTATCCAAATGGAACTGTTAAAGGATTTGATCTTTCAGCAAATACATTAGATATACAACCTCTCAATTTTTGTCTTCTTGCAAAAGCCAGCCCTATTAGATTCTATCctataagaaaaaatcttttattaataacttataCAATAGCTGAGGATGAAAATAATCCTTATACTTATAATGATTGGGGAATGACTATTGATTTAGAtggaataattaaaaagtatatatgttaattaactttttaaatatatatgtgtgcataaataataaaattaattattattccgcttttttatagtaaaactAGATTGGGTCCATCTTATGTTAATTCAACTACTAACGAGTGGATACCCGGCCGTgaatctattatattaaatgttcATCGTGAAAATGGATTTATTCGTGGTTTGCCTGTAACTGGTACTAATTCATTAGTCTTGCAACAATTCAAAGTGTAagtattatatcataatttacgaaaattaattttattgtattaatttaatatatatattttttcctttataagAAATGAAAATGGGGAAATTCAATCTCTTGCAAAAACTTACCTGAATTATACGGCTATTCCAACCGAAATAGTTGCAACAATGGACGGAGGGTACGCGGTTATTTATCCTGATTATTCACCGGCAACAACAATCCCCTTAACTCCACTTATGTCGATCCGTggcttttttttacaaaatggaAATCCAGAAAAGCAAGGCCCATTTGTTCTTTATCAAACTTCAAATCCTGtgtcaaaaattatattacttgATTGTGATTTTACTAAAGTGGGATATGGTCAAACTTGTATACTGGTTTTAAACCTTGCACCAGCAATAGGTCAAACAGTAGCTCAAAAtacgtttattaaaattgattttctttCAACGGGaactgtatataatattacgaTTTTTCAAAACCCTGCAGATCTTACTAATTTTGCTATTATGTCATTAGATTATGGAGGTTATTTCTTATTTAGTATAGCACCAAATCCAAATAATATAgctttaaataatctttatggTTATGTTTTGGATGAACAAAGTAAACGTTATGATTGGAATATATCATACCCCGCTCCAACAAATTTTGCTGGTgatgttttaattttaccaaataataCTCTCATAATTCCTCAAGTGGAAACTGGACAAACTTGGAGGTTGCTCACCACTGATTTGTATAAGATCGAGGGTGCACGTGGTAAGGTGATACGAGCGAGAAACAATATATACTatcgtataaaaaaaattttttttttttaacttttgtttgtataaatttttaaattattattagatcatGGTTATGGAAATTTACATATCTCCAGCACAATTCCGAacattaatgatattatagatCCATCTAATATCGGAACccttacaattaaattttataatagagtTAATTTATCACCTTATCGTAACGTTACGATCTTACAAGATGGTGGTATTGTACGTCAAACTACTTCTGTAAGCGACGATAATGGAGATTTTGTAAAACTTATTGATGATTATACCATTGAAATCAAAGTGATTGATAGTACTTTTAATCAGCCTAATacaaagtattatattttaatggatGATGGTTTTGTAGAGAGTAAAGATCTTAAAGAACCTATCATTGGTATACAAGATGATTCTTGGAGGTTTATTACGGGTAAGTTCTTTatcttaaaatgaaaataatattaaatatatacataaaataaatttttttttttttttcataatagcTCAAGAAGATGTTACACAAAACAGTggtttatcaaattattataaaaagaaagtaaacGCATCTAGCATTGACGGAAAAGTTCGATTGACTCCAG is part of the Rhizophagus irregularis chromosome 2, complete sequence genome and harbors:
- a CDS encoding uncharacterized protein (SECRETED:cutsite_SSA-LP; SECRETED:prob_0.8454); SECRETED:SignalP(1-21), with the translated sequence MNYFTILSIFILLSLINISSALPNGNGSLTKLKKRNDCSCSFAIADFKSGSARGIVTFSQDESGHTEVAGIFSKGLSDDSASYGFRIVDECRNVLFDLTDGLNIQPDSDGDGSKSFRHKFTEFDVDCTSNGILTKKVHSSKRNNDSNCHNNKLRKRLPNGGELTINGEGASYAGLTK